The window ttatatatatatattaagaatattatgagttttatgaagtattttaattaGTCATTAAATTACGAAAGTTAATGGCCTCAATTATTTTTCAAGGTATCGGGCATAGTGGATAACACTATTTGGTAAAGGATTATTTTAATACATGCTTCATATTTATTACTAGTGGTTACACCAGTTTATTACAGCTTTATACGGGAAAAGTTtctaaaaacaaattttgcaagGTTTACTATACCCTTGCTAGAAACTTTTTCCCTATTACCTTAACAagtctgttttttttttctcttatcTTACATAACCACTAGTTCTACTATATCTACCAGTATCCTAAGTGATGGCCTAGTACGTCAATGACATGAGTCACTTGCTTCTCAACTACTTGATTTCTCTAGTCAAGCTCTCAAGTGCGTTCCTCGTTCTCGAGGTTTAATTGTAGAGCTCTAGTTCTGCAATCCTTGCATCATGAGTAATCATTTCGTTATAAGACAAATTAATACGGTGATGGACATCCATCACAGCCTCTTGATCTCGCGTTCTCTATCCTTCTAGCCTCCGCATCCTTCCTAAAAGATGTGTAGTCTTCCCTTCGACAATTTCCATCTTGTTTTCGATTCTCACACTTTTCTCAAACAGCTGAGATAAAGTGTCACCTTTGGAAGAAGGTGGGACATATGGTCGGGATGATTAACCTATCTCATATTTGTTTGGAGTTCTCTCCTATGCTACCCACCTACCAACCGTTTGTGCTATCCTCGTAGGTTTATCTTGAACTTTATGGGTTCCTGAAGATGGCCTATTTTGACTCTTCTTAATCTTTATCCATCTTGGTATGGATTTCGATCTGTGCGTTTCATCTTTGCTTCTCCTGGAACTAGACAGTAGAGAGTTTCAAGGGTGGTAAGGAAGATGCAACTAACTATGTCTCTTACATAGGCTCGCTTTCTTCTATTGGTTCACTCTCTCCCCATTCGTTGGATGGTAAAGGTGCTCCGTCGTCATAAAGTATTGGATGGAAGGCAGTTGGATTTATAGGGTAGTAAGGATAGTCTGCCAACATAGGGAATGAAGCTTCTTGCTCTTCATCTGTATCTTCTATAATTATCCATTCTCGAGAATGATCCATTTCGAATTCCTAGTTTGATTCACCAAGTATTTAGTCTACCAAATATTACTTCCAATATGAATAGTCCATATGCTCTGATCATAATAAAATCTAGTTGCGCATCTACACCTAGTTGTGATAGGATCTACACACATATAAACTTTAGTTGGAATAAttgatctaaatccttgagatcaaaaTCATTCCGGGTGTTTTAGATGTATTTTTATCAAGGGTTTGAGTCTTTATATATGACTCTCTATTTCTAGCCAATGAGATTGATCCAATTTTGGGTCATACCAAAAACAATGGTGAAAAAAATATATGCGAACCATACAAGGTTGTTAACAAAACATATAATATTGATCGTGAACAACCTCAACATGTGTCACACACCATCCAACAAGAGAAACAGCAGGCGGCGATAGGACATAATggatcacaatcattttcatacatagaaaaatacaaaaatataacaTAATGTAGATGCTTTTATTACTGAAGAAGGGAAATTACATCATCCTTGGTTTAAGGGTACATGAAAATCGAAAAGAATTCAGTATGCCTTAACAATAGGTCACTATGAAAATACGACAATGTACTATAATAActgtaatcccatggtttttccAAATGTATAATTCCAGTTTCTTCATTTCCTAGGAATTCATGTGTTTTGAAAGATCGTCAACGTAATGTTTGTGAGTTTATAGGTTTGTAATGTTGGACTTAAATGTACTTTTAAACCAAAAGTATGttttccttttatatatatatatatatatatatatatatatatatatatatatatatatatatatatatatatatatatatatatggtttccCAGTTTATATATAAATGTACTTTTAACCCAAATTATGTATAACTAATGCTATAGTGAGTCCCTATAACCGAGTTGTTAACTAGTGTTTTATGCCCATCCCGACGCTTTATCGGACGTCATAATAGTGAAGAAATTTATCACCCGACATGACTCTTCCGTCAAGGTTGTAGCTAACAACTACATGTTAGGGTGTCAACCTTTATAGAGCTATACATAACTCTCTCGATCACTTAAGATTAACAGTTACAGGTCAGGGGTCTACAAAGTATTGTACTTAGGTGATGAATATGTCTCATGCAAGCCATTGAGTGAGACGTTCTAAAAGCTTGTATGCCCTAACTTATATACCAAAGTTACCAGGAAAATGTTTGACAACATGTAActattgtatatgtaatgtaatcaGAGTTTTGATAGTCTAACCACTGTAaattttttgtaaaaagaattttgacaGTACAACTATGGTAACTGTTATGTGATCAGAGTTTCAATAGTGTATAAATATCAATTTATATAAGCGTAATTTTAAATAATAGATAAATAACATTTAGGCAtgtattctccaccaaaaactgTAAAAGGTTATAAAATGGGGTTTTGAAACTCACTTCAAGGTTAGTGTAGCTTAAAACCAAATTAAATCACAAACTCTAAAAAAATAGTTGGTCAGAGCTTCGCCAGTTGGAATGAATGGTAACATGGCCGATTGAATATTCTGCTTGAACTTGGCCGGAAATCGGTCGGAATGGTGAATTTTGGTCACCGATGCTTCGCCGAAAATGGGCTATTGGCAGTTGTCGACATTGGAAAAAGGTAGCCGGAGAAGAATGTCGTTGGAAACTGGTCGATCGGAGGTTggttgtgaattacatgtgatttatatataaattacTTATGTATCacttgtgaatcacatataaatctTATATGATATATGCATGTGCgtttttgtgagtgttcttgcattaatcaaattttttttaattttcttgtagattttgaagaatttgtggaaaatattgaagatgtgaaaaatgataaattgaagaaaatatgaaaatcttAATATGACGAAATGATAACATTGTGAATCTTCgtagcattttttattttttatattttattttgcatcGAAGAAAATACTTGTACTGTTATATTtatagattgattaataaaaatgagattttttatgatttatttacgaatattatagtataagaaatatgtatatattcatttaaaaaaatatgaaatatatgcacttaaaatgttgatttttttttgttaaaaaaattagagttttctagtttttttatataaatttactgatttttaaaattttatattatttaaaaaaatgcagttttattaaaaaaattgtcGCTTTTtttaaattgcagttttttttgaaaaagttgcactttttttaaaaaaaaaaattgcagtatttaagaaaaaattcagtttttttgaaaaaattacagTTTTTCTTAAATTActgttttattaaaaatttatagtttttttaaatacagtttttttttcaaaaaaattacagTTTTTTGTTGAAACAATtgtagtttttaaaaaaaatcaaaatgtttaaaAATTTATGCTTTCCAAAaagggatatatacagtaaagtcccaatattttcatcgatttgacaagaaagtcctaaactttatttttttgacagtaaagtccaaattaccgatATTTTCATCGATTAAGAtttttttgtcaacaaaataaagtttaggacttttttgtcaaatcgtcagttaggactttactgtcaaaaaaataaattttaggacttttttttgtcaaatcgttgaaaatattgggactttagtgtatatatatatatatatatatatatatatatatatatatatatatatatatatatatatatatatatatatttgttagaaatttaatggtatgatactcgTTAAGCATAACAGTTATTGAAACATTCTATaatcagctagatcctattgaaatcctttacgtttgcttcttgttaaatcttttttttaatctcaacaaaccgacattgaaaaaaattgagataatcaagaaagaaagaaagaatcagggttgtgttggctttttgcagtttcaaaaatggagaaattaaaaacaaaaaaaaaaaaaaaaaacgaaattgccctagctttatacaaacacaaacaacacatgtctagtcaaaagggtgtgaatgtggagaagggaaaaaagggcaatttcgtttttttcggtttcttatttctccatttttggggCTGCAAAAAGCCAACAAAACCTTGTTTctatctttctttctttcttgattatctcaattttttttaatgtcggtttgttgagattaaaaaaacgatttaacaagaaaCAAACGTTAATAATTTCAATAGTATCTAGCAGATTAGTGAaagtttcaataactcttatgcttaaagagtatcataccattaaatttataaccaaaaataattatatatacactaaagtcccaatattttcaacgatttgacaaaaaagtcctaaactttattttttttgacagtaaagtcctaattgacaatttgacaagaaagtcctaaactttattttgttgacaaaaaagtcctaattaccgaCTAACCGGGAAAAAAATgataaaagtgtcaaaaactgccggtaatttggattttactgtcaaaaaaataaagtttaggactttcttgtcaaatcgatgaaaatattgagaatttactgtatatatcccttccaaaaaagttaaaaaaaaaataaataaaaaataaaaaataaaaaaaaaatctgcagtttaaaaaaaacgaaaattatttttttttttataaaaaaatccaaaattttgttttataatgttaatttgagagctttttattaatatttccaataataCAAAAAATTAAGTGAAATTTGTATGATGACGATCATGGCCTTAATGATTTGATTTTGATGCAACGCACCACCTTTAGTTCTTAGATTTTCGGAAAACTATaagttctcaaccgatctcatccttatatatatatatatatatatatatatatatatatatatatatatatatatatatatatatatatatatatatatatatatatatatatatatatggaaaagttcaataaagaaccataactattggttcttcaaggaactaaatcttttttttaatttctaaagTTTATTCTTTATCAAAAAATATCTAacttcatatattaacattgtgaatgtaaaaaatatttttcagaTTCGTCGTATGAATtcggattcacattgtgaattttcaaagattaacattgtgaatttaacataaaaaaaaaatcgaatttgatatcattggaaaaatgataaaaggttatcattggaaaaatgataaaaggttatgaatttatgtatttttagttttttttttgataaaaaaataagttttaaaagttgaaaaaaaatttgGTTCATTGGTTAATTgtagttctctattgaactttaccctatattatatataatattatagcGAGGAGGATGGAGGATATTGAGGAACACTTTAggatatcacacacacacacacacacacacacacacacacatatatatatatatatatatatatatatatatatatatatatataaagtttgtagaaaaaaaaatctaaaaacttcAAGGAActaaatttattttttcaatttttagagcttattttttatcgaaaaaaaaaatctaaaaatatctaaatttatatattaacattgtgaatgtgaaaaataattTTCAGATTCAccatgtgaatccggattcacattgtgaatttaacgtaaaaaaaaattgaatttgatATCATtagaaaaatgataaaaagttatgaatttttgtatttttagtttttttttttttgataaaaaataagtctaaaagttgaaaaaaaaaatgattcattGGTTAACAATTCTCTATTAAATCTTaccatatattatatataatattatataatattataacGAGGAGGAGGGAGGATATTGAGGAACACTTTAGGATACCTAATTGATTGTTTCTATCTCTTCCGTAGCATCGTTTCTTAGCGGAGCCTTTTCCTCTTTTGTTACCAGACCCATTTTCGCTACATCTATTTTGTTACCCTCTAATAAACGATCAGAGCGTCTTTGACCATTATCCACTAGATAGAAATatacaacaatttcaactttatAAATAATTGTTTTCAGGTGTTTTAGATCACTTTTATCAACTATCTCtataacatattttctttgtaggATGTGGGGAATGACAAATTGATATTTTGTATTTCTTCCAAACTTTAATTCATTTCGACTTTATTacatatataaaatttatatctggtgaaactttttttttttttggaagagGCATTATATCTGGTGAAACTTCTACCCCGTAGCTTATGAAGAGAGGCTTAACATAAATACGTTCATCATTTCTAAATGACATGAACTAGCGACACAAACAACACCAAAATATTCATCCTGAAAATTTGAAGCTTTTTTGTTTTTCTTAGAAAaatgataaaaacataaaaagtgtTGTGATTTTTTTAATTCTTATAAAGATAACATTTAACTCACTTTACGAATATTAGATTTTTGCAGTGGAAATTTAGAATTTTGCAACACCGAATAGATTTTTGCAGTACGAATTACaagaaaaataaagatttttgTTAGAGATATATAGGCTTTTTGAGATTTTTGTTAGAAATCTGGGATATAGGTCCATTATTGAGATGGAGAAGACGAGAAGCTTGGATCTTAGACAGAAAGCAAGAATCAAATGGGCTGTAGAAGGAGACGAAAATACTCGTTTTTTCCATGGTTGCATCAATAAATACAATAGGAAGAACTTGATAGATGGTCTAAAAATAAATGGAGTGTGGTGCACTGATCCGCCTAGCATAAAACAGGGGGTATTCTCATTTTTTGCGGAGAAATTCAAGGAAAAATGGCCATCTAGGCTGAAACTTGTTAGTCGGCACTTTAAGAAAATATCTCGAGCGGACTCGGAGGCTCTAGAAGAACCCATTTCATTACAGGAGATTAAAAATGCAGTATGGGCTTGTGGTAACGAGAAAGCCCCCGGACCAGATGACTTTTCATTCAAATTCATTAAGAAGTATTGGGATGTACTCCTTGGTGACATAGCTGCTGTTGTCAAATATTTCGAGTACCATGGCAATATGGATTCCTCTTGTAACTCCTCCTTCATCTCTCTAGTTCCCAAAGTCAAGGACCCTCTAGTGATTGGTGATTTTAGACCAATCAGTCTCATTGGATGCATATATAAAATCATATCAAAGCTACTCTCGATTAGACTGAAAAGGGTAATGGGGCAGTGTATAGACGAGGTACAATCCGCATATATCGAGGGTAGAAACATACTTGACGGGCCCCTTGTAGTCAATGAGATCTGCTCATGGGCAAAAAAGTCAAATAGGAGATTCCTTCTATTCAAGGTAGACTTCGAGAAGGCATTCGACTCAATCAATTGGGAGTACCTTGTTTCAAACCTGTTACATATGGGTTTTGGGAGTAAAATGAGATTATGGTTAAGAGGCTGTCTCGTATCTGCAAGATCCTCGGTCCTCGTCAACGGAAGCCCGACTGAGGAGTTCTCATTATCGAAAGGAGTCCGACAAGGTGACCCACTTTCCCCATTTTTATTTATAGCAGCCATGGAGGGTCTCAGTGTTGCGATGAGGTCTGCCTGTGAGCTTGGTATTTTCCAGGGTATTCAAATTCCAAATGGAGGTCCGAAGATCTCTCACTTGCTATATGCAGATGATGCCCTATTCATAGGGGAGTGGTCGAGAAACAACATCAGCAACCTCGCCTGTATTCTTCATTGCTTTCATGTATCTTCAGGGTTAAAGGTAAACTTTAACAAATCTAAAGTCTTTGGCGTTGGATCTGATATGCAAGAAGTAGCAAGGTGGGCCAGTACACTGGGGTGTGAACCTTCTGCACTACCGTTCACATATCTAGGAGTTCCTGTGGGAGCTAACATGAATTTAAAAAAGAACTGGGAACCGATTATTGAGAGGTTTCGGTCCAAACTCTCAAAATGGAAATCAAAATCCTTATCCTTCGGTGGTAGATTGACCCCTACCCAATCGGTACTTGGTAACCTTCCAACCTATTTCTTATCATTGTTTTTAGCACCTGATGGGATAATACAAACTCTCGAAAAACTAAGGAGAAGATTCTTATGGGGGGCCTCGGTTGATAAGAAGAAGATACACTGGGTCTCGTGGGACAGAGTGGTGGCACCCAAGGAGATGGGAGGCTTAGGgattggcactatcaaaagtctCAACATCTCTCTGTTAATGAAATGGTGGTGGAAATTGAGAACTGAACCACATCATCTTTGGGCACAAGTAATATCAAGACTGCATAATCTTAAAGTGAAACCTGATGGTATTTACTCGAAGAAATCATTAACTGGAGTTTGGAATAACATCGCTGGTATAAAGAAGGCCCTTGGTAAAAAAAGAAATCCCGATTGAATCTGTGTTATCCAAACAACACACAACTAATGGAGAAACTTGGAGATGTTGTCTGTCTTCGACGGGAACGTACGAGGTTCGTGACCTTAGACATAGATGGGATTACACGACATCTGTCATGGATGGTCAAATCAGTTGGCTGAAGGAAGTCTCTCTAAAAGTCAATTGCTTCATCTGGAGGGCGAAAATGGGAAGGATACCTGTTGCTGTGGAGTTAGCAAAGAGAGGGGTAGTTCCGGAAAATTTGACTTGCCCCATGTGTAATGAATACGAAGAAGACTCTAATTATGTCCTGGTAGACTGCAGTTATGCCAGGAGTGTATGTGAAGGGGTATCAAGATGGTGTAATATTCAATTGGGACCGCTCCACACAGTCAAGGATGTATTGGGTTCCATTTCTCAATGGGGGGTATGCAAAAAAAGGAGAAGGATAATCTTAGCAATCTATTATGGTACTTTATGGAGTCTTTGGAAGACAAGGAATGAAATGGTCTTCAAGAAAAACCGGCTGCCACCAGATAAAGTCACTGATATCATCAAATCAGTGGTTTACCTGTGGGTGAAGAATAGGGGGAACAACAACAAGTTAAATTGGGCATCCTGGTCTCATTGCCCTTTGCTTTTCTgaattttttctttgttttttgttttacaATTCTTGTTTCTTTTCATTTCATCGTATTTTGAACTCTTGTTTGCCACTAGCTGTGGCTTTCTTTTTTCCTCTTTATATATCATTGGccggttccaaaaaaaaatataGGCTTTTTGATTTCTGCACATAACATCACTATTTCGCAGTGCGAGAACGCCTATGATTTTATTTTTAGCATATGGAGTGTGAAATgacttttttattttcattaattaGCTATGAGGAAAATCGTTATTTTTGCATGTGAAAAACCCATTTTTTTCAAAGACTCAATATGAGAAGATCCATATTTTTGGAGATGACAATTGAGAAAATCCATAGATTTTGCATATGGCATTTTCGAAAATCTCGCTCAAATATGAATATTTTTTCAATTTCCCCCCTTATATACTAAAACGAATTAGGCATGCCACTTTTGATTGTTGTGAGTAGCTAAAATTTTCAGgttattttaataaaacattaaactttgcttaaatttttaaaaatatatatataatttaatttgtattttttcgctttaatataacatatatcaaagAAAAAGTGTTACTTTGTATGAAACCCCGTTCAACTTCTACTTATTCATGTGGAAAGTGATGTCTCACAGCTCAATATAGCAAAACAAAACATCAACACCATGTTTTTCATGTATTGTCACATCTCATGTATTTCGGACAAAATGTAACTACTCTATTAGACATCCATATACATCAAAAGAAACTAAAATCCAATAGGAATACGTAATTCCTTACCTCTAGTGTCAACATAAAGTAATAAGTTCTGGAAACGAAGTTTATATTGCAAAGAGGTTGGATATTTGTTCCGCCTTCACAAGTTCATAATATATTTTAAGTCCCGTTAGTTCTCGTGATCTCACTAATTTTAAAGTTAATATAATGAATTCGCAGTTTGTTGTATATAATTAACCAAGCATGATCTATTAAAGTGATTATTTTTCACGACTGAATTCTTAGAGTGATTATCTTTTTGCTAACCCATATTTTCTCGCGAaccatttttaaaatgaaaatttttttgtGTGATATTTTATATCAAAAAAACTGATATAAAACACCAACTCGGTCCTATAAAAACATACACACAAAAGAAATCTcgaaaaaaatatgcatatatggcAAGTGTATATGTGCACAAACGTCGGAAATTCACAAGTACATAAAAAAAATGCACATATGCACCTATCatatatgaacatttttttgagatttttttgtCAATATGTTTCTATAGGACCGATTTAGTATTTTATGTCACTTTTTTAGAAAGAAAATATCATACAAAAAGCTTCGCATTTTAAGAgggatttatttatatatatatatatatatatatatatatatatatatatatatatatatatatatagagagagagagagagagagagagagagagagaacaggCTTCAACAATAATATTGGATATGCTTATGTATTTGGCTTCAACATCGGATATTGAGACTGTTGGTTGGGGTTTCGAGGACCATAGCAAATTATCACCGAGAAACACACAATATTCGATGATGTAGTGGCATAAAGATCGATGTCCCCCAATCGACATCTGAGTAAGCAATGAGAGTTGTTCGAGTGGTGAATTTGTAAGCCGAAATCTAGAGTCTCTTGAACATTATATAAGATGCGCTTTAGCACATGGAGATGTGATTCTGAGGGATCATGCATGTAGATACATATATATTGCACAATGTTAGAGAGTCTTGGCATTTGAAAATCAGATATTGGAGACCGTCGACTAGAATACAATAGAGAGTCTTAATATAGATCAGAGAACATGTGTGATCGATAATGAATTATGTGTCCTTGTGGGTATGAAATGAATTTTATTTCAATATGTTGTCCCGGTCTAGGAGTTCCAACACTTATTTGTGTTGTGAGAGGAAGTGCATGTACTTGTGTGTCATTGCAATGCCAAGTAAGTACGGTTGGATATAGAGAACTCGATGACTAACAAGGAGATAATATGATGAAGAAGGTCATCTAAGGACGTTATCAAAATTATTTCATCAAAATAAAGCAGTAGATATACCTTAGCATATCTTTTCATAGAAATAAACAAGGAAGGGTATGTTTTATGTTGAACAAAACCAATGTGAGTAATGAATGACATGAAGCGGTGAAACCATAAACGGGGGCTTAATTCAAGCCATAGAGAGATTTTTGCAAATGATAGATGTAATCAAGGTTATATAggtttattttgaagctatagaGAGATTTTTGAAAATGAATGATGCAATTAGGGTGAGATGCGTCTGAAATCCAAATGGTTGATGCATGTAAACTTTCTTATTTAGGCACTCGTGTAAGAATGCATTCTTAATGTCTAACTGATGAATATGTGATTGGTGTGAGACATATAGGAAAAATATGGTATGTATCATTTTTATTTTGACAAGTGGGTTGAAAGTATCATCACAATCAATTTTATGATGTCGACTTTTAGCATTTGCAGTAAAACGAGCTTTAGGACGATCGACATGTCATAGAAGAAGAAAATGGTCCACTACAGGTCACGAAGGACATATAGGTGGGATCGAGGCATATGGGATTTTGTAGTTGTACGTAGGTtttgttaatttattagtttGGTAATTCTATGTTAGGCATGTGTGACCATCAGAGGAGAGAATGGGGTGGGTATGAGTTATAAGGTGTAGCTTGTATATAAGAGAGTTGTTTGGTTAGTTTAATTGACACCATGAGCTGACCGAGAGTAGCATAGTCGATGGTGGAAAGGAGGTAGATAGATTGATTCGTAGGTTTGGTATTAGTAGGGACGTGGGTGGGTTGTTGAGGTAACAATGAGACAGCGTCTGGTGGGTGAGTCATGAATTAGAAAAAGTCACGAGAAAAAGGAGACAATCATATTAAGGAATCAAGGAAGGAGTATGAAGGAGATAAAATGGATGTCATTAACTGTAAGAGGAAGTAGGTTTCCTCAAATAAAAAGTTCCTTGCTATAATTACATTATGAGTGGAAAGATCTTGACATCTAAACTGATGATGATGTGACTAATAACCTAGGAATACATAATGTGTGAAGTGGGGTGCAAATTTGTAAGGTGTTGGAATATGTGTGTAGCATAGACACCCAAATACATGAAGGTGGGATGATGTTGGTAATTTGTTGAATAATTTTGAGAATTGATTTTGTAACACCCAGTCCTTACAGGTAAATTCGTACTGtaatttaaaatgtaaaatttggAGAACTTGATCGTACGAGAGGTATAAGGAATTCTCCTACACAACGCGTAAGAGGGACAGTTGAGATAGGGGTTTAATGATCTATGGATGGTGTAGATCAGGCTACACAACTCGTAGCTACccatgaccaaaaccctaatcttaggggtttgagccctatttaaaggtgCTAACTCCTTTGAGGGATTCCATTATTAGCCTCCACCCCTTTAAGTAGCCGCCTCGAAACCCTAATCTCCTTGTGTGAGTTTTTGCAACCTATAAGTGTTTAATGTGCTTTTGTGAAGGAAGAACTTCATTGAGGAACACTTCGGAAGCTCCAAGCTTTGTGGATCTAGAATTTACATCTCATAATCATTCCccaaaaggtataaagtttccatcttgaagTTGTTTATGATAGATCTAGTTCACGTTGAAGATTTCCATGCTTAAGTCCCCATAACCTTGGTTCTTATGAGTATAAGATACTCCTGGCCATTTGTGTGTCATTTTAGACATTTTAGGGTTGATAAGTATTATAAAATGAGAGATTTTTCACTCTCATCTATCCGTGCAACTGTTCTTGAGCATTGAGTGACTTTATGAATCTAGGTTATTATTTTATGCTTCATGTATGCATGGAAATGGATAACGTcaaaaactttatccattaagacgtcCATCTAGCTTTTATCTGGAAGTTTGGTGGTGTGACATTTTGTATAAAGAATTAATGAGAAAAGCACACATCAGtgtagtacgcctagcgtaattaGGGTTACGCAGCGTGTAGCCTTGTTTTGTCCCGTAAAACCCATTTTGTACTCTACACAGGATGTAGATCATCACGTATGTAAGGCGTAATCGAGCtaatgttgaccgttgacttttaaccgttaaccgttgactttgaccaagttcgaCTTTGGGTTAATTGGGGTATTTTGAGTAGTATATTGAGGCTTGgtccctatttttttttttttttttgcaaaggtGACATGTAGAGCCGGTATTTGGATCAATGATCAGTTTAACTATCTTTtggactttgaggtgagttttcctcactgtactcgtgggtcgaagacaccaatgtcggcgTACTAGGTTGatttatgtatcctggtatataggatgttgctatgttgtagtgatctgttagacagGTAGATTTGTATGATTACTTGTACTTGCAGGTTACTGATTATTgtttgtatatgtcgacatggcgTGGTTGGTTTGTGGTGATCTTGCTTTTTGTTGAAGGCCAAAATTCCTAGGCAGTCATACTTTGTGCTGAAGGTCAAGATACCCGGGTGGTCCAGTTGATACTGT of the Lactuca sativa cultivar Salinas chromosome 6, Lsat_Salinas_v11, whole genome shotgun sequence genome contains:
- the LOC111908912 gene encoding uncharacterized protein LOC111908912; the protein is MGRIPVAVELAKRGVVPENLTCPMCNEYEEDSNYVLVDCSYARSVCEGVSRWCNIQLGPLHTVKDVLGSISQWGVCKKRRRIILAIYYGTLWSLWKTRNEMVFKKNRLPPDKVTDIIKSVVYLWVKNRGNNNKLNWASWSHCPLLF